Below is a window of 'Nostoc azollae' 0708 DNA.
CCTTACTGGTAAGTAAAATAATTACAGCAGATTACAGATCAATGAAGTACAGAATCTAAATTGAAACCTATACAGTAAGAGAGTTTTACTCCTGATTCCTGACTCATGCTGTAACTCACCAATTACCTATTCTACTTTCATCCCAGATTTCTAATTTCAATTGCTCAAAATACGCCAATCCATTTTGAATTTGTGCTTCTGTGCCTTGCAATTCTAGGTCAAACCAACCGTCACTGATGGTATCTTGTCCCAAAAATGCGGCTTTGATATTGACAGTCAAACCATATTCTGAGACAAGACGAGAAATTACAGGTTCTTGATGATAATTTTTAGTAATTCTGACTCGAATTCGTTGATGGGTAAGGCTATTGTCATTACTCATAACTACCTCCTGACTAATTACGAATTTACAATAGACCTCTTGCAGAATTGATTTGATGGTATAATCCGGGGTTGTCTTTGTTTTAGCCAAAAGTTAGAGTTACACGGTTATCTTTCAATTAGGGAGCCCAAAGAACACCAAAAACACATAAAATCTAAAGCTCTCTATCATACCACAGAAACAATTTTGCAAGAGGTCTAATTACCAATTATTCCAATAATATTCAGTTAATAACCTGTGAGTTATAAATCGGTTTTGGTAAAGGTTAAGGATTTCTTTTCGCTGTATCTCTTAACGGAAAAATAACACCAATTATTCAACGTCTTTAATGTGGGTTTTACGTTCTAAAATTTCCTTCAATACTAAAGTAACAACAGCTAGAAATGCTAACAATACTGCCGCAGAAAAAGCAGCTTCTGTTTCATATTGCTTATAGGCATCTTCTACAAACAAGGGTAAACTTTGGGTACGACTAGCAATGTTACCAGAGACCACAGAAACTGCCCCAAATTCACCCATTGCCCTGGCATTTGTTAAGATTAAACCGTAGAGTAAACCCCAACGGATACTCGGTAAAGTAACACGCCAAAATATTTGCCAATCATTTGCACCAAGGGTTCTTGCTGCTTCTTCTTGGTCCTTGCCAAATTCTTCTAAGATAGGGATGACTTCTCTAGCCACAAAGGGCATACTGACAAAAGCTGTAACTAAGACCATACCCGGAAATGCAAAGATAATTTGAATATCATGGGATTGTAACCAAAGACCAAACCATCCCTGTCTACCATATAGGAGAACTATCATTAAACCCGCGACGACTGGGGAGATAGAGAAGGGTAGGTCAATGATACTGAGGACTATAGCACGACCGGGGAATTTGTGACGTGCGATCGCCCAAGCTGCACATAAACCAAATACGGTATTTAAAGGTATGGCAATCACAGCTAATAATAGCGTTAACCACGCTGCATGAACAAAGTCCGTTCTTGTCAAGTTATCCAAAAATGGACCAACTCCTATTTTAAAGGCTTGGTAAAACACATTAATGGCGGGAATATATTGCACCAGAAATAAATAACCGACGGCGATACCAATTAAAACTCCAGAAACATACCTCTGCTTTTTAGAACTATTTGGTTTATCTGTTGTCATATCTTCTAGCCCAAGCTTGTAATAAATTAATTGCTATTAACAAAACCAGAGAAATACTGAGTAAAACTACTCCTATGACTGTTGCACCTGAATAATCATATTGTTCCAATCTTTGGAAAATTAATACTGGTGCAATTAAATCTTGAAATGGAGTATTAGAAGCAATAATCACTATTGAACCATACTCTCCCACTGCACGGGAAAAACCCAAAGCTACACCTGTTAAAATTGTCGGGAATAAAGGTGGTAAAATCACTTTGGTAAAAGTTTGGCATTGGGAAGCGCCCAAACTCCAAGCGGCTTCTTCAATTTCTTGTTCCATTTCTTGCAGTACAGGTTGTACAGTTCTCACCACGAAAGGTAAGGAAATAAATATCATTGCTACCCCAACTCCTAAGCGGGTAAATGATACTCTAATTCCCAAAGGTGCTAATAAAGAACCTATCCAACCATTATCGCTGTACACTGTTGCTAATGTTAAACCTGCAACTGATGTTGGTAACGCAAATGGTAAATCGACTGTGGCATCAATAATCCGTTTTAAGGGGAAATCGTAGCGGACTAAAACCCACGCTATTAAAGTACCAAATACACCATTAACAGCCGCAGCAAATAGTGAAGTAACAAAGGTAACGTTATAAGTTGCTAATGCTAACTCGTTGGTGGCAATTTCCCAAAACTTTGCTGGTGGTTCTGTACTCACTTTTAGAAACATGGCCACTATGGGCATAAATAACATGAAAGTTAAGTAGATAATTGTAATTCGCCAAGTCCAGGGTAAATTAATGAGATTATTTATAACTACCTTCCAAATAGAAGGTTTATTCTTAGTGTCTACAGCAGAAGATACAGTCATAATTAAAAATTCAAAAATCTCGGAAAATAACTACCGGAAGCAACTGACCACTGATTAATTAGAGTAAGCCACAAAATAAATGAGCCTGTCTTGTTATGCAGTGTCCGGAAGGGATACAGAATGACATTGGGTATTTCTTTTTGTGGAGTTCTCTTACCGCTTTTTAGCTTGAATTTGGTCAAATAATGCCCCATCATCAAAGAATTTTTTCTGAAGAGCATCCCAACCACCTAAATCTTGAACTGTACCCAAGGTTTTGACGGGTGGATACTTATCAACAAATTCTTGACTTTTAGCGATTGTTTCATCTACACCACAAAATCCTACTTTAGCAAATTCTTGTTGTGCTTCTGGTGTAAATAGGTATTTAACAAATGCCTCAACTACTTCTCTGTTACGATGTTTATCTACGTTTTTATCAACTATGGCAATGGGGTTATCAATAGATATATTCACATCAGGAATAATGTAATTTACTTTCAACCCTTTGTCTTGTGCAAGGACTATTTCATTTTCATAGTTGATTAAAGCGTCACCTTGTCCTTGTTTGAAAAATACGTCAGTAGCTTCACGGGCATCTTTCGTTAAGATAGACACATTTCTATAAACTTTAGTGACAAAATCTGTAGCTTTGGCTTCATCACCTCCAGTTTTAATGACTGAGTTCCACAAAGCGAGGAAATTCCATCGTGCTATTCCTGATGTTTTGGGATCAGCTGTAATTAATTTAACACCATCATTAGCTAAATCGGCCCAGGTTTTAATACCTTTTGGGTTGCCTTCGCGAGTTACCAAAGCAGCAACAGATTTAGAAACTATACTATTATTAGGAAATTCTTTTTCCCATCCTGGCTGAATTAAGCCTGCTTTGGCGATTTTGTCTGTATCTAAGGCTAGAGCTAAATGCACAACATCAGCTTGTAAACCATCAATAACGGCACGAGTTTGTGAACCTGAACCACCATAACTTTGTTTAAAATTGACATTCTGCCCATGTTCTTGTTTCCATTTTTCCACAAATTTGGGAATGATTGCTTCATGGGCTATTTTGGTGACAGCAAAGGAGACTAGGGTGATTTCTACATCCTGTTTTTTGGTAGCTGTGGAATTGTCAGTATTGGTATTATTCTGGTTTCCACCTCCACAAGCTGCTAAGGCCACACTCAAGAATGTGCCGACTAAGAACAGGGAAAGAAAGCTTTTAAACGAGTTTATTCGTAGTCGTGGACGTTGCCACAAAGTCATTATCTGTTCTCCTTTTGATATCTATTGAGGGTAAACTTCACATTCACGATAGGGAATATGGGGATTGTAGCAGGTTGAGGGGACATTCGTTTTTTCTGACATCAAAATATTCCTGCAATTACGGTATTTACATAAAAGTTTTTTATCTCATGTAGTTTTCAACCCATAAAAGCTAATACACTCATTCACCGGTAGATAATCTGTATTTTGAGTTTGCTTTTCCCAATGGTATCTCAATAATCTCTGTTTCTGTATAATCTCTGTTTCTGTAAGCAAGTTATATATTTCCTACCAACTTACTGTAGATTATTTAAATACCAGCCCAAAACCTCGCATGACATACAACGCTGGAAAATTAGCGAAATTCTTCCCTACTGCTGCTTCATCCCTATTATTAGCAATTGGTTTAAGTGCAAATACTTCATTACCTATATCTGTGGGTACTACAGCCCAAAAGACGCAATTAATTAGTCAAAAGGGTAAGAAAGTAGAAATTACTTTGGTTTCTTATGCAGTGACTAAGGTTGCTTATAGCAAAATCATTCCCCAGTTTGTAGCTAAATGGAAACGGGAAAAAGGACAGGACGTGGAGATTAGCGAGAGTGATGGCGGTTCTGGTTCTCAAGCCCGTACTGTTATTGATGGCTTGCCCGCAGATGTGGTGCCTTTAGCGTTGGCTTTGGATACAAAAAAGATTGAAAAAGCTGGTCTAATTAACCCAGGTTGGGAAAAAGATGCTCCCAATAATTCTATTGTTACCCTTTCTGTGGTGGCTTTGGAAACTCGTTCTGGTAATCCTAGGAAGATTAAAACTTGGAGTGATTTAATTAAGGGAGCTGTAAAAATTGTTACCGTTAATCCCAAAACTTCTGGTGGTGCAAGGTGGGATTTTTCAGCTTTGTGGGGTGCGGTTGGTAAAAATGGTGGTAATGAAAGTTAGGCTATTAATTTTGTGAGTCAGGTGTTTAGAAATGTAGCGGTTTTACCCAAGGATTCTAGAGAATCTAGTGTTGTGTTTTACAAGAAAGGGCAAGATGATGTGCTGCTAAGTTATGAAAATGAGGTGATTTTGGCGGCGCAACAGGGTAAAACAGTGTGTCTTATGACGTTCCAGCAATAGACCTCTTGGAAAATTGTTTCTGTGGTATTATTGAGAGTTTTAGATTTTATGTATTTTTGGTGTTCTTTGGGATCCCTAATTCAAACATAATCCTGTAACTCTAACTTTTGGCTAAAACAAGCACAACTCCCCATTTTTATAACATAAAATTAATTCTGCAAGAGATATAATTAATATTTCTATAGATGCTCCTGTGGCTGTGGTTGATGAGAATGTTGATAAACGCGGTACTCGTGAGGTATCGGAAGCTTTTGTGAAGTTTCTGTTTACGCCTGAAGCCTAGCGTGAGTTTGCTAAGGTCGGTTTTCGACCGGTTAATTCGACTGTAGCGAAGGAGGTGCAGAGTAAGTTTCCTAAGATTTCCCAACTTTATACTGTTGGTAGTTTGGGGGGTTGGGATGGTGTGCAGAAGAAGTTTTTTGATGATGGTGCTATTTTTGACGAAATTCAAGGAAGACGATAAAAGAAATTGTAGGGTAAGAGTAAGCCACAAAATAAATGTTCCTGTCTTGTCATGCTGAAGCGTTCGCGAAGCGTGGCGTAAGCCATAATGAAAAGAAGCATCTCGGAGATTATTCACTATTTCTTTGAGAGATGCTCCGCGAACGTTCAGAATGACATTGGGCATTTGTTTTTGTGCAGTTCTCTTAGAGTAATCGCACATTAAGAATCATTAATATGAAAGAAAGATTAATATGATAGTACGATAGTTCTATCTGTTTAGGCAATCCCCCGCAAAAAACGGGGGACTTTGTTTGTTATTACTTTACTTGCTATTTGTGAAGCTTAGAATGGCTTATCGAGTCTCCAGGTGTAGTAATTATTTGGGTTGTCGTCAGGAACTATATACCCAGTAGCTCCTTTACGTCCTGTATTATAAGGTAGGTTTGGCTGATTGCTTGTTCCAGGTGGGTTTGACTGATTGCCTGTACCCGGAAGACCACTTGATGGTGATGTATTTTCTCCTCCAGTTAATAATTCTTGTGCCTCTATGGATAGTTCTTCTAGTAAATCAAACATGATTATTTGATTTGACATGATTATTTACCTCACTTACGTTACTGGTTTTATTAAGAGGTTGTCCTCTTAATTCATTGATAATAAATATCTTTTATTGGTAATTCATGTGCCACACGGCAGAATTTCTATTCTGCCTTTTGATTGTATTAAAAGGTAACTTAATGAAAATTAACAGTTTCGAATACAACATAAAAACACAAAATACTGAACTCTTTTTAGGACTTATTCAGACCTAATGTAAATAGGAGGATTTGATATCTTTCCAGCTAATTTAAATTAATTATATTCTTCAGTTTTAATCCCTAATAGAGATTATTTGAAATTTCAACTAATCAAAGGAGAAATAGTATGGCGTATCAAGATGGTTTCAATCCCTATTAGGGATTATTTGAAATTTCAAATTATATAGTTTTTAAGGTTTGATTGGGCGGATGCTCTGATGATAGTCCATTTCAGGAATCGTGTCAAGAGCAAAAATAGCTGAAACTCTTGCTGTGTAAGGTGTAATTGTTTGTCCAATACGAGTGATATATATTATATGGAGATAAATCAACATCAGATTCTCGTTGACAACGCATCAAAATTTGACGGTATTTTTGTAAGGATTCAGGTGCTGGGGTATTGACAAGTGTGATAAGTGAGGCAGAATATACCAGTTATGGAAAAGAAGCTGCCACCAAAACCAGACAGAGAGATATTGAAGAAGTTGGGAACAGAGCAACTGGTAGAAATCATTATTGACCAGGGGAAAAGTATAGAGAACCTAACAAATAGAGTAGTAGAACTGGAAAAGGAAATAGAGAAACTCAAAGTCAGTAGAGATTTAGAGACCATAACATGATCCAAACCACCCTTGGGAGACATCCTGAAAAAAACCGAGAACAAACAAGAAGAGAAACCAGAAGAGAAGCAGACACGAAAACGGAAACCAGGAGGACAACCAGGGCATAGGGGAAAAACGAGAAAGGTGTTTAGTGGAGTAGATAGAATAGATTTGAGATAGTGGGACGGCAAGTGTGTGGATGGTGAGCTCAGGGTCAATTGTTTGGCGAACCAATAAAAATCCAAACACAACAACTAGGGGAGTTGGTGGACAGGCCAATCCAAATAGTAGAATATGAAAGATATACGTGGATGTGCAGTGTGTGTGGGGAAACACAAAGGGCACACTGGTCACCAGAGATAGTATCGGTACAACATATAGAAATCACACTACAATCTTGTTTGGGATGGATCAATAACTAGGGCTATTGACCCTATGAAAAAGAATACTTCTTGTTGTGGGCACTGGGTCAAATAGAAATTGGAGTGGGAACATTAGTAGGTACCAATGAAGGAATAGATGGTCCAGTGGCTCAAAGTATTCATAGCCTCAAACAGTGGATAAAACAAACCCAGCCTCATATCCTTGGGGATGAAACACCCTGGGTACTCAAAGGGGTGAAACAATGTGGTTATGGATTTTTACCAATAGTGACTTCCCTTTATTTCATGGGTCTGATACTCGTTTTCCTGGCGAATTAGAATCCATTGTGGGTTCAAGTTACTCTGGTGTACTCAGTTCTGATGACTTTACTGCCTATAACGGTTATGCGGTCACAGCTCAACAGAAATGTCAGGCACATCTCTACCCTACCCCGTCACTTCAAGACACTAATCAAGATTCCTGGCTTCAATCACCAAGAAATTGGCACAAAATTCATGGACCTCATAGATGAAGGTTTTAAAAACTACCCTTTATTCCCACAAACCCAAAACCTTCATGAGTTCTTGACTTGCCCATCCTAGTTTCAACCAAAAGTTGAATCTTCCATTCATTCATTGATCAAGCCCCAGGGGAACCTGGTAAACTTTTACCTTCCTTAGGTAATAGACCTTGATCATAATTTAGCTGAACCAAGGTTAGGTTTAGCACTGACACAGGGAAAAGTCTCTGGTGGTTCTCTTTCTCTGGAGCTATTCCAACATCCTGCCAATTTATTGACGGTTATACAAACTTGTCGCCATCAAGCACTTTCTCTAATTGAGTTTTTTGACCAACCTATGAAAGCCATGGTTCACTCTGCTTTCCATACACCTTCTTTAATCCCTCTACCTTAGACCTGAATCCTTACGAAGAAAGTTAGTTTTGTTTTGCTCAATCATAGTTAATCAGAAGAGGTATCAGTTAAGAGGTAACAGTAGGAAGAGAATTACTTATGGAGTATTTAAGATTCGATAACGGAGAGAAGTGAGCATTTTAGTAATTTCAGTAATTTGAGATAATGTTGTAGGATTTGCTTGTTCTGGATTTAGATAATTTAACCTAACTGCCAGCATTAAAAAAGTTTCTGTTTCCATTAATGAACCTTTAGCTATACACAAAAAAGTTGTTAGTTGTTCCTTGTGCATGGCCTTCTGCAATATTTGCTGGAACAGATGCAGCAGAAGGGGTAATTTGTGAAGTTAAACCATACACTTCTTTCTATACACTTCTTTCTGTATTCGGAAATGCAGAAGCTAACTGATATATACTAACTACCATATATATTGATTTTCGCCACACACACAATTAAATCTAGATGTGATTCAATCTTCATAAAAAATTCCTCTTCCCTTATTTAGATTTACCTCTAACTTATTAACTCTCTCTTACCTTCTTCGGTGTCACCTGTCACCTGTCACCTGTTCCCTGTGACCTTCTTCTCACCATTCCCATTCCCATTGTTGTTTTACGTCCTATTCCTGCATATAACACAAAATTAGTTAAAGCGTTAATTTGCTTAATCCCTATTGTTTCTACATTGCCAAGAATGCGATAGCTAATTTCGCCTAAACAGCCAATAAACTTATTTTTATAGTTGCCAATAACCTCAGTTCTGATATTAAAAGCACTAGGGTAAATTGATTCAAGGGGAATATTATTTAATTCAATACCACTATATTTATTCCACCGATTGAGAAGACTATTAAATACAGATTCCCTGGTTGGTAAAGCATTATCAAATAAACCTTGACGAAAAGCTACAGGTGTAGAAAAGATGAAATTAAGATTGCGGTCTGTTTCACTTGCTAGTTCATACAGTTGGTTATATCTACAAGTATTAGCCCAAGGTCGAGTAGATTGAGGAGTACCTTGACTGCTGGTAATATATAAATTAGCTGAACCCAAATGCCAAGGTTGTTCAGGATTAATATTTAACCACAAGGGTGTAAGTTGACTAAATAAATTGTCATCTAATAAAGATATTTTCCACCAACAAGAAGTACCTGCAGAAATAGCATCTTGATGCGCATATTGCAAAGTGTGAGATTGAGTTTTATGCCTATTTTTTACCTGCAATTGTGAGAGCGTAAAAGCTTTATTAGCATTTGATTCGTGTAGGTAATCTCCTAATTTTCTATCAACATAACTAACCAGATTAAGGAATAGGGCGTGGTAATGTCTGCCGGTGAGAAAATTGGGGTAGATGGGAGATTGCGGAGTAATGTTAAGGATGAGACTATGGGGCATATTTTTTCCAGTCTGACACATTTTGTAAATAAATAATGAAAATTAAGAGAGATTGACAGTATAAATAGATCCAGACCATCCCCATGTAGAAGAAATAGCCACTTATCAACGCGAGCGAAATCGTAAGTTAAGGTTACAAAACCGTGGTGTAATTATGGCTGAATTAATGCCTTTACACGCTCCTAAAATCAAGAAGAGTCGTAAACGCTTTGGCAAGTAATTAGCTCCGAAAAAGGTATTGCATTTGTTTGGGAAGTTTTACATCTTTGATATCATCTAAGAAGTAATATTCCCCTCGCATTTGCACATTTTGAATCACACTAACTCGAGGCATATTTACCACATCATGACTAATGACTTGATTGCTAAACATGAGTCTAAGGGATTGAAAGGATGAGTACAGGTGAATAAATCAGTTTTAGTTTTCGGTTGTGGTAATTTCTTAACCTTAATTTCTGCTTTACTCATCCACTTACCAAAACAAATCCATTTAGTTAATTTGATTTCTTTTTAAGCAATTAGAAAAAACTCGAATTTACTTTCTGGTGCAATTTCCTTTGAGCGGCCAAAACTGGGAAGATTCTTTTGGGTTCTCTCCATTTATACATGGTAGTTATTATTTGCATACTTCCATGTATTGAGAATAGCTGAATGCTTAAGAGAACGATCCGGAGTTATATAGATTCCTTCGTGGTTTAAGGGAGTTAAATATTGCTCATATTTTGGCACTTATTCGGGGTATAAATAGCGATATAAATCCTCTTTAGCAACGGTTGTTGAATAGACATGACTATCAACTAAACTTAGTGCGTAACAGAGGGCAT
It encodes the following:
- the cas6 gene encoding CRISPR-associated endoribonuclease Cas6, yielding MPHSLILNITPQSPIYPNFLTGRHYHALFLNLVSYVDRKLGDYLHESNANKAFTLSQLQVKNRHKTQSHTLQYAHQDAISAGTSCWWKISLLDDNLFSQLTPLWLNINPEQPWHLGSANLYITSSQGTPQSTRPWANTCRYNQLYELASETDRNLNFIFSTPVAFRQGLFDNALPTRESVFNSLLNRWNKYSGIELNNIPLESIYPSAFNIRTEVIGNYKNKFIGCLGEISYRILGNVETIGIKQINALTNFVLYAGIGRKTTMGMGMVRRRSQGTGDR
- the cysW gene encoding sulfate ABC transporter permease subunit CysW; translated protein: MTTDKPNSSKKQRYVSGVLIGIAVGYLFLVQYIPAINVFYQAFKIGVGPFLDNLTRTDFVHAAWLTLLLAVIAIPLNTVFGLCAAWAIARHKFPGRAIVLSIIDLPFSISPVVAGLMIVLLYGRQGWFGLWLQSHDIQIIFAFPGMVLVTAFVSMPFVAREVIPILEEFGKDQEEAARTLGANDWQIFWRVTLPSIRWGLLYGLILTNARAMGEFGAVSVVSGNIASRTQSLPLFVEDAYKQYETEAAFSAAVLLAFLAVVTLVLKEILERKTHIKDVE
- a CDS encoding NIL domain-containing protein gives rise to the protein MSNDNSLTHQRIRVRITKNYHQEPVISRLVSEYGLTVNIKAAFLGQDTISDGWFDLELQGTEAQIQNGLAYFEQLKLEIWDESRIGNW
- the cysT gene encoding sulfate ABC transporter permease subunit CysT, which encodes MTVSSAVDTKNKPSIWKVVINNLINLPWTWRITIIYLTFMLFMPIVAMFLKVSTEPPAKFWEIATNELALATYNVTFVTSLFAAAVNGVFGTLIAWVLVRYDFPLKRIIDATVDLPFALPTSVAGLTLATVYSDNGWIGSLLAPLGIRVSFTRLGVGVAMIFISLPFVVRTVQPVLQEMEQEIEEAAWSLGASQCQTFTKVILPPLFPTILTGVALGFSRAVGEYGSIVIIASNTPFQDLIAPVLIFQRLEQYDYSGATVIGVVLLSISLVLLIAINLLQAWARRYDNR
- a CDS encoding sulfate ABC transporter substrate-binding protein is translated as MTLWQRPRLRINSFKSFLSLFLVGTFLSVALAACGGGNQNNTNTDNSTATKKQDVEITLVSFAVTKIAHEAIIPKFVEKWKQEHGQNVNFKQSYGGSGSQTRAVIDGLQADVVHLALALDTDKIAKAGLIQPGWEKEFPNNSIVSKSVAALVTREGNPKGIKTWADLANDGVKLITADPKTSGIARWNFLALWNSVIKTGGDEAKATDFVTKVYRNVSILTKDAREATDVFFKQGQGDALINYENEIVLAQDKGLKVNYIIPDVNISIDNPIAIVDKNVDKHRNREVVEAFVKYLFTPEAQQEFAKVGFCGVDETIAKSQEFVDKYPPVKTLGTVQDLGGWDALQKKFFDDGALFDQIQAKKR